The following coding sequences are from one Synechococcus sp. HK05 window:
- the gap gene encoding type I glyceraldehyde-3-phosphate dehydrogenase, protein MSIRVGINGFGRIGRLAFRRAVSLPDVEVVGINDLIDVEYLAYMLRYDSTHGRFQGDVRVENGQLVVNGKAIRITAERDPNNLNWGAVGADYVLESTGFFLTDEAARAHINAGAKRVVMSAPSKDDTPIFVMGVNHKSYAGQQIVSNASCTTNCLAPMAKVLHDNFGIVNGLMTTVHATTATQKTVDGPSVKDWRGGRGAGQNIIPSSTGAAKAVGRVIPELNGKLTGMAFRVPTPDVSVVDLTVNLAKPATYEQVKAAMKAASEGELAGILGYTEDDVVSNDFLGESCTSVFDAGAGIALTDTFMKLVSWYDNEWGYSCKCIDLMRHMATVG, encoded by the coding sequence ATGAGCATCCGCGTCGGCATTAACGGCTTTGGCCGGATCGGTCGCCTCGCCTTCCGCCGCGCCGTGAGCCTGCCGGATGTGGAGGTCGTGGGGATCAACGACCTGATCGATGTGGAGTACCTGGCTTACATGCTCCGCTACGACTCCACCCATGGGCGCTTCCAAGGTGATGTGCGCGTGGAGAACGGTCAGCTGGTGGTGAACGGCAAGGCGATCCGCATCACCGCTGAGCGCGACCCCAACAACCTCAACTGGGGTGCGGTCGGTGCCGATTACGTGCTCGAGAGCACCGGCTTCTTCCTCACCGATGAAGCGGCCCGCGCCCACATCAACGCCGGCGCCAAGCGGGTGGTGATGAGCGCCCCCTCCAAGGACGACACCCCCATCTTTGTGATGGGCGTGAACCACAAGAGCTACGCCGGTCAGCAGATCGTGTCGAACGCCAGCTGCACCACCAACTGCCTGGCCCCAATGGCCAAGGTGCTCCACGACAACTTCGGCATCGTCAACGGTCTGATGACCACGGTGCACGCCACCACCGCCACCCAGAAAACCGTGGATGGCCCTTCGGTGAAGGACTGGCGCGGTGGCCGCGGCGCTGGCCAGAACATCATTCCCAGCTCCACCGGTGCCGCCAAGGCCGTGGGCCGCGTGATCCCGGAGCTCAACGGCAAGCTCACCGGCATGGCCTTCCGCGTGCCCACGCCCGATGTGTCGGTGGTGGATCTCACCGTGAACCTGGCTAAGCCCGCCACCTATGAGCAGGTGAAGGCCGCCATGAAGGCCGCCTCGGAAGGGGAGCTCGCCGGAATCCTGGGCTACACCGAAGACGACGTGGTGTCGAACGACTTCCTCGGCGAGAGCTGCACCTCGGTGTTTGATGCCGGCGCCGGCATCGCCCTCACCGACACCTTCATGAAGCTGGTGTCGTGGTACGACAACGAGTGGGGCTACAGCTGCAAGTGCATCGATCTGATGCGCCACATGGCCACGGTGGGCTGA